From Aedes albopictus strain Foshan chromosome 1, AalbF5, whole genome shotgun sequence, one genomic window encodes:
- the LOC134285752 gene encoding uncharacterized protein LOC134285752 produces the protein MESNPQKSLPDMHSELTLNPAHTLDENRSDCVRCDRRNGEDSMVQCDTCQTWWHFACAGVTDSINDRSWSCPKCQVDDLGSSVSHSRRSRISNSSVKSARVNLQLEKLEELQAMKEKFIEEKYKLLESQLEGENESIRSKRSRVSKQTSLDKVANWVNKCAEQKDDVNVPTSKDTDSPLPPAHSSHPVANAHIDGKHIPDEVQFPVGDNQQSPLKHPSLPKQRFAPPAAATKPALEYTKTNPNQGEDSAKRSVFNKLTGTAPLAQSTPGYPSFAPATLVLPASSLPTVVSKTTDGPSMAPVYSLASAHKSTVTGLFPSVLSSMPSGAAAAPYQLASIPENSPEKQTFSQIFPGSVSAPPPPAVVRAPPMSMISHPAAPSQQFSHHQGNLASILSAPIPPPVFQAAPILPSVSAPYHLPTYPVVPSMLQTAHASAPAPALGPVSATSPAIASTPASSLVPPSAPAAQPASLVREVLFPQPPGEPDICPPVNMQPTSNDNNIQHLMRQFGSIALSPAQSPFLNTNLATFAPSPSQLAARQVMPRDLPPFSGNPADWPVFISCFMNTTLACGYSSAENLCRLQRSLKGAAYEAVQSRLLLPESVPHIMETLHMLYGRPELLISALLDKVRSTPPPKVEKFQTIIDFGMSIQSLCDHLEVAGQTAHLSNPSLLAELVTKLPPHLQMEWGSYLQGFSEVNLKTFGLFMSSVVKAVSKVTVYASSSGRSPAFGKNSSNSRGSVNTHRSDPIFSSESSREGAKHCPACKNVGHRIQDCRAFQSLSVDGRWKCVQSNGLCRNCLSSHARRSCRKTSNCGTNGCEYRHHPLLHSPRNSTDTQIQPLVNTAENHTHRQGQQSLLFRILPVTLHGPKGSVDTFAFLDDGSSLTLVEDSLVKELGVEGVTMPLCLLWTANVSRTEKGSKQLSLTVSSTDGKRYSLEEVQTVKELSLPTQSLPYDHLSEQFAHLKGLPVKSYSKATPKLLIGVNNLDLMVPLKVREGYKREPIAAKTRLGWCIYGGKASDGQQLSVNYHACGCASDQSLHNLVKDFFSTEDISVPTVAPLVSAAEERALRILQDTTVRVGNHFETGLLWKFDHVELPDSYGMARRRLECLEKRMMRNPDLKQALQTQLEDYQAKGYAHRATEEELASADIRRVWYLPLGAVVNPRKPGKIRMIWDARAAVNGISLNSVLLKGPDQLTSLPGVLVRFRQFHVGVCSDIKEMFHQILIRKEDRHSQRFLWRCDSSETPEVYLMDVATFGSTCSPASAQYIKNKNAKEFQETYPRAVEGIVDNHYVDDSLESYESTEEAIKVSQEMRFIHAHGGFELRNWLSNSSEVLNALGEVKPGEDKKFATDKQSNFDRVLGLLWLTQEDSFSFSTEMKEDITELLQSDQHPTKRQMLKCLMSLFDPLGLLSLFVVHGKILLQEVWREGIQWDEKVNNDLHQRWKSWTHLFKDVRNLKIPRCYFIAATKERYRDLQLHVFVDASESAYSAVAYFRTSNAEGLPECALIAAKTKVAPLRTQSIPRLELQAAVLGARLSQFVEENHTLRISKKVFWSDSATVLSWLRADHRRYKQFVACRIGELLTITDVGNWRWVPTKQNPADLATKWGNGPNLTANSVWFRGPGFLQLSEDEWPVQKTSTPSTEEELRPCYAHKATSIPVRLVELERFSQLTRATRAVAYVLRFIGNLKRKVTRQEGFVGPLSSEELVRAECLLIRETQWQSFPDEMVVLVRNRSKPRTEQESLGKSSALYQLCPVLDEHGILRVDGRIGAAPNVNMQTKFPMILPRKHKFTELLLDGYHRRFLHSNAETVVNEVRQAYYIPRLRLAVKGAAKACQWCRVYKSTPEIPRMAPLPLARMASFMRPFTYTGLDFFGPLTVKIGRSNAKRWIAVFTCLTIRAVHVEVAHNLTTDSCIKCIRRFICRRGAPAEIYSDNGTNFLGAARLLRDQVEQLAVTFTGTATKWVFIPPGTPHMGGAWERMVRSIKTAVEAAYNNNRKLNDEALETFMAEAEAIVNSRPLTYLPLTSEESEALTPNHFLLGNSNGVKQPAVEATDPAVALRSSWHQVQHQLDMFWRRWLKEYLPTLTRRPKWCGEAKAVAEGQLVLVVGEGKRNEWTRGRVVETIQGADGRVRQAIVQTARGLVRRPVARLAVLEVDEVGKTGPGGQCYGGEDVDTGNTSGHAPMTAGANRQTYVRESVVVGDDN, from the coding sequence ATGGAATCGAATCCACAAAAATCCCTCCCGGACATGCACAGCGAGCTAACATTGAATCCCGCACACACGCTCGACGAAAACCGGTCAGATTGCGTACGGTGCGACCGCCGGAACGGCGAAGATTCAATGGTGCAGTGCGACACTTGTCAGACGTGGTGGCACTTCGCATGCGCAGGCGTCACCGACTCGATCAACGATCGATCGTGGTCCTGTCCAAAATGTCAGGTAGACGATCTGGGCAGTAGCGTGTCTCATTCTCGTCGCTCCCGAATCTCCAATAGCTCGGTTAAATCAGCGAGAGTGAATCTGCAGCTTGAGAAGCTGGAGGAGCTCCAAGCAATGAAAGAGAAGTTTATCGAGGAGAAATACAAGCTGCTAGAATCTCAACTGGAGGGCGAAAACGAGAGTATTCGGAGCAAACGTAGCCGAGTCAGCAAGCAAACCAGCCTCGATAAGGTAGCGAATTGGGTAAACAAATGCGCAGAGCAGAAGGATGACGTCAACGTGCCTACCTCAAAGGACACCGATTCTCCATTGCCGCCAGCCCATTCCAGCCATCCCGTGGCGAACGCACACATCGATGGCAAACACATTCCGGATGAAGTGCAGTTTCCAGTGGGCGATAATCAACAGAGTCCCCTCAAACATCCTTCGTTGCCCAAGCAGCGATTCGCTCCACCAGCTGCAGCCACCAAACCCGCTCTAGAATATACTAAAACGAATCCGAATCAGGGCGAAGATTCAGCCAAACGTTCCGTTTTCAATAAGCTCACAGGGACAGCACCTTTGGCCCAATCGACCCCTGGCTACCCCTCGTTTGCTCCTGCGACACTGGTGCTACCAGCATCGTCACTGCCAACAGTGGTGTCCAAAACAACAGACGGTCCGTCCATGGCGCCGGTGTACTCGCTTGCATCTGCGCACAAATCCACTGTGACGGGGTTGTTCCCTTCAGTACTGAGCTCGATGCCATCCGGTGCCGCGGCCGCCCCGTATCAGTTGGCCTCCATCCCAGAGAACTCTCCCGAAAAGCAAACGTTTTCGCAAATTTTTCCAGGATCCGTATCGGCTCCACCACCTCCCGCGGTAGTGCGGGCACCGCCGATGTCGATGATTTCTCATCCTGCCGCTCCGTCTCAACAATTTAGCCATCACCAGGGGAATTTGGCGTCGATTCTCAGTGCACCCATACCCCCGCCGGTGTTCCAAGCTGCGCCGATACTTCCATCAGTCTCGGCACCGTACCACCTACCAACGTATCCGGTGGTTCCATCGATGCTTCAAACGGCACACGCATCTGCTCCTGCGCCAGCCCTTGGACCTGTGTCGGCAACTTCGCCGGCGATCGCATCTACACCTGCATCGTCCCTCGTGCCACCGTCCGCGCCGGCCGCCCAGCCTGCATCTTTGGTCAGAGAAGTATTATTCCCTCAGCCACCAGGTGAGCCAGATATTTGTCCTCCAGTGAATATGCAACCAACCAGTAATGATAATAACATTCAACATCTAATGAGGCAATTTGGTAGCATTGCTTTGTCGCCCGCGCAATCACCATTCCTCAACACAAATTTAGCCACTTTTGCCCCCTCCCCCTCGCAGTTAGCTGCCAGGCAAGTCATGCCTCGTGACTTACCTCCCTTTTCTGGCAACCCAGCCGATTGGCCAGTGTTCATAAGCTGTTTTATGAACACTACGTTAGCTTGTGGGTACTCCAGTGCCGAAAATCTGTGCCGCCTCCAGCGAAGCCTGAAGGGCGCGGCGTACGAGGCCGTTCAAAGTAGACTACTTCTACCTGAATCGGTACCTCACATTATGGAAACTCTCCATATGCTTTATGGCCGTCCAGAGCTGCTGATTTCAGCCCTCTTGGACAAAGTTCGCTCGACACCACCACCAAAAGTGGAGAAATTTCAAACGATTATTGATTTTGGGATGTCTATACAAAGTCTCTGCGATCACCTTGAAGTCGCAGGACAAACCGCCCATCTGTCAAATCCATCTCTTCTCGCGGAACTCGTCACAAAACTCCCACCACATCTTCAAATGGAATGGGGctcatatctccagggattttcggAGGTTAATCTGAAAACGTTCGGCCTCTTCATGTCCAGTGTAGTGAAAGCAGTGAGCAAAGTGACAGTGTACGCCAGCAGTAGTGGAAGGTCTCCAGCATTCGGGAAGAACAGTTCGAACTCGAGAGGAAGTGTCAACACCCACCGTAGTGACCCGATTTTCAGCTCCGAATCCAGTCGTGAGGGTGCAAAGCATTGTCCAGCCTGCAAGAACGTCGGGCATCGAATCCAGGATTGTCGGGCCTTCCAATCACTTTCCGTGGACGGCCGCTGGAAGTGTGTTCAGTCAAACGGGTTGTGCCGAAACTGCTTGAGTTCGCATGCTAGAAGAAGCTGTAGAAAAACCAGCAACTGCGGGACGAACGGTTGCGAATACCGGCATCATCCGCTTCTACATTCGCCGCGGAACAGTACAGACACGCAGATTCAACCGTTAGTGAATACCGCAGAAAACCATACGCATCGGCAGGGGCAACAATCGCTACTCTTCAGAATACTACCAGTGACCCTGCACGGGCCCAAAGGATCAGTGGATACTTTTGCGTTCCTCGACGATGGATCATCTTTGACGCTAGTTGAAGACAGCCTGGTCAAAGAGTTGGGCGTCGAAGGTGTAACGATGCCGTTATGTTTACTATGGACAGCGAACGTATCACGCACAGAGAAGGGGTCCAAGCAACTGTCGCTTACCGTTTCATCAACTGATGGGAAAAGATACTCACTCGAGGAAGTTCAAACCGTAAAGGAGTTGTCGTTGCCCACACAATCGCTGCCATACGACCATCTCTCCGAGCAGTTTGCACATCTTAAAGGTCTTCCTGTTAAGAGCTATTCCAAGGCGACTCCAAAGCTACTGATTGGAGTCAACAATCTAGATTTGATGGTTCCATTAAAAGTGCGCGAAGGATACAAACGCGAACCCATCGCTGCCAAAACCAGACTAGGATGGTGTATCTATGGCGGTAAAGCGAGCGACGGACAACAATTATCAGTAAACTACCATGCCTGTGGATGTGCATCGGACCAGTCACTACACAACCTCGTCAAGGATTTCTTCTCTACGGAAGACATCAGTGTACCGACCGTAGCTCCTCTCGTATCAGCAGCAGAAGAACGCGCTCTGCGAATACTGCAGGATACTACAGTGCGGGTCGGCAATCACTTTGAGACGGGCTTATTATGGAAGTTTGACCATGTTGAACTTCCTGATAGCTATGGTATGGCTCGTCGACGACTGGAGTGCCTGGAAAAACGTATGATGCGGAACCCGGATCTCAAGCAAGCGTTACAGACACAGCTGGAGGATTATCAGGCCAAAGGATATGCACATCGCGCCACTGAGGAGGAGCTAGCAAGCGCTGACATTCGACGCGTATGGTACTTGCCGCTAGGAGCAGTAGTGAACCCTCGGAAGCCAGGCAAGATTCGCATGATCTGGGATGCTAGAGCAGCCGTGAACGGGATCTCGCTCAACTCAGTGTTACTGAAAGGTCCCGACCAACTTACGTCCCTTCCTGGCGTTCTAGTACGGTTTCGTCAATTTCATGTGGGAGTCTGCTCTGATATAAAGGAGATGTTTCACCAAATCCTTATACGCAAGGAAGATCGCCACTCGCAGAGGTTTCTTTGGCGCTGCGATtcgtccgaaacacctgaagTGTACCTAATGGATGTTGCTACGTTCGGTTCGACCTGCTCCCCGGCATCAGCCCAATATATTAaaaacaagaatgccaaggagtTTCAAGAGACGTACCCTCGAGCAGTCGAAGGAATTGTCGACAATCACTATGTGGACGACTCTCTTGAAAGTTATGAGTCCACAGAGGAGGCAATAAAAGTATCCCAGGAAATGCGTTTCATCCACGCGCATGGAGGGTTCGAGCTGAGGAACTGGTTATCCAATAGCAGCGAAGTTCTGAACGCTTTAGGTGAAGTTAAACCCGGAGAAGACAAGAAATTCGCGACGGACAAGCAAAGCAACTTCGACCGTGTACTCGGGCTCCTGTGGTTGACACAGGAAGACTCATTCAGCTTCTCAACCGAGATGAAGGAAGATATTACTGAGCTGTTGCAGAGCGACCAACATCCTACTAAAAGACAAATGCTGAAGTGTCTGATGTCACTCTTTGATCCTTTGGGTCTGCTAAGCCTCTTTGTGGTGCACGGGAAGATTCTTCTTCAAGAAGTCTGGAGAGAAGGGATACAATGGGACGAAAAAGTGAACAACGATCTGCATCAAAGGTGGAAAAGTTGGACCCACCTGTTCAAAGATGTTCGAAACCTGAAAATTCCTCGCTGCTATTTCATTGCTGCTACCAAGGAGAGATATCGGGATCTTCAACTTCACGTTTTTGTGGATGCCAGTGAGAGTGCGTACAGCGCAGTAGCGTATTTTCGAACATCGAACGCTGAAGGACTACCAGAATGTGCGCTCATTGCAGCGAAAACGAAGGTGGCTCCCTTGAGGACCCAATCCATTCCTCGATTGGAGTTACAGGCTGCAGTACTGGGCGCTCGACTGTCGCAGTTCGTGGAAGAAAACCATACTCTACGCATTTCAAAGAAAGTCTTTTGGAGTGACTCAGCAACCGTCCTCTCCTGGCTGCGAGCTGACCATCGACGATATAAACAATTCGTCGCGTGCAGGATCGGAGAATTGCTGACCATCACCGATGTTGGAAACTGGCGGTGGGTTCCAACCAAACAGAACCCAGCAGATCTTGCAACGAAGTGGGGAAACGGGCCCAACCTAACGGCCAACAGCGTATGGTTCAGAGGTCCCGGTTTTCTTCAATTATCGGAAGACGAATGGCCAGTGCAGAAAACGTCGACGCCCTCTACAGAAGAAGAGCTACGCCCCTGCTATGCGCATAAGGCTACGAGTATTCCTGTACGTTTGGTAGAACTTGAGCGCTTCTCTCAGCTTACCCGAGCTACTCGAGCTGTTGCTTACGTTTTACGTTTCATTGGGAACCTCAAGCGGAAAGTCACACGACAGGAGGGATTCGTTGGCCCGTTATCTTCGGAAGAACTGGTACGAGCTGAATGTCTGCTTATCCGTGAGACACAGTGGCAATCTTTTCCGGACGAAATGGTTGTCCTTGTACGCAACCGATCGAAGCCTAGGACCGAacaagaatctctgggaaaatctaGTGCCCTCTATCAACTATGTCCAGTTTTGGATGAGCATGGCATCCTTCGCGTTGATGGCAGAATCGGAGCAGCCCCAAATGTCAATATGCAAACAAAATTTCCGATGATCCTCCCGCGGAAACACAAATTTACTGAACTACTATTGGATGGCTACCATCGTAGATTTTTACACAGTAACGCTGAGACTGTAGTGAATGAGGTTCGCCAAGCTTACTACATCCCAAGACTCAGGTTGGCGGTTAAAGGCGCAGCTAAAGCTTGTCAATGGTGTAGAGTCTACAAAAGCACACCGGAGATTCCCCGTATGGCACCTCTGCCACTAGCAAGAATGGCGTCGTTTATGAGACCGTTTACCTACACAGGCCTGGATTTCTTTGGGCCGTTAACGGTGAAGATCGGGAGAAGCAACGCAAAACGCTGGATAGCCGTGTTCACATGTTTGACCATACGGGCGGTACACGTTGAAGTAGCTCACAATCTAACCACGGATTCGTGCATCAAATGCATTCGACGGTTCATTTGTCGCAGAGGAGCACCAGCCGAGATATATTCGGACAACGGAACCAATTTTCTAGGCGCCGCCAGACTTCTTCGGGATCAAGTTGAGCAGTTGGCCGTAACATTCACGGGCACCGCTACCAAGTGGGTATTCATTCCACCTGGCACTCCGCATATGGGCGGAGCATGGGAGCGGATGGTCCGCTCCATCAAAACAGCCGTTGAAGCGGCGTACAACAACAACCGTAAACTGAATGACGAGGCGTTGGAAACGTTTATGGCGGAAGCCGAAGCTATCGTGAACAGCCGTCCTCTCACATACCTGCCGCTAACGTCGGAGGAAAGCGAAGCTCTCACTCCAAATCATTTTTTGCTGGGCAATTCGAACGGCGTTAAACAACCTGCTGTCGAAGCAACGGATCCAGCGGTAGCTCTCCGCTCATCTTGGCACCAAGTTCAGCACCAGCTCGACATGTTTTGGAGGAGGTGGCTTAAAGAGTATTTGCCAACGCTGACAAGACGACCGAAGTGGTGTGGCGAAGCAAAGGCAGTGGCGGAAGGACAACTGGTCCTGGTGGTCGGTGAAGGAAAAAGAAACGAGTGGACAAGAGGCCGTGTTGTCGAAACCATTCAAGGGGCTGATGGGAGAGTACGGCAAGCTATTGTCCAAACTGCGAGGGGGCTTGTTCGTAGACCGGTGGCTAGGTTGGCAGTATTAGAGGTTGATGAGGTTGGTAAAACTGGACCTGGTGGCCAGTGTTACGGGGGTGAGGATGTTGATACTGGCAACACTTCTGGTCACGCTCCGATGACGGCCGGAGCGAACCGTCAAACTTATGTCAGGGAATCTGTAGTGGTGGGTGATGACAATTAA